A genomic stretch from Carassius auratus strain Wakin chromosome 37, ASM336829v1, whole genome shotgun sequence includes:
- the LOC113056496 gene encoding ankyrin repeat and SOCS box protein 3-like: MTMGSHHYLYGHHQCLKILANAGANVNCQANDLATPLLIAAQEGHVQSVELLLAHGADPNLYCNEDCWQLPIHAAAQFSRLRNGNSLIPVTKRECDRGEGKVSPVYLAVLSGQADSLRALLKKGFSPDAQSCRQFGYSCPLDMALWCSSWNLNSECHQIREVTLMLLAAGAYVSMGIYAFALQDQVPEHLRLILEHAGLPQGERLEELARRALAEMQSTSFWLPLLLKAGMDPMLLLQLKMLEEAQNGVLNFFLEFINWKTLPSSMLQILSHRQADGTWTSQKHFSMACTL, from the exons ATGACTATGGGATCACATCATTATTTGTATGGACATCACCAATGCTTGAAGATTCTTGCAAATGCCG GGGCGAATGTGAACTGCCAAGCAAACGATCTGGCCACGCCGCTGCTGATTGCTGCTCAGGAGGGCCACGTACAGTCTGTGGAGCTTTTGCTGGCTCATGGAGCTGATCCCAACCTGTACTGCAATGAGGACTGCTGGCAGCTACCCATCCATGCTGCGGCCCAGTTCAGTCGGCTTAGGAATGGCAACTCG CTGATTCCGGTAACGAAGCGAGAATGTGATCGGGGCGAGGGAAAGGTCAGTCCAGTTTATTTGGCAGTACTTAGCGGGCAAGCGGACAGCCTGAGGGCCTTGCTAAAGAAAGGCTTCAGTCCAGACGCCCAGAGCTGTCGACAGTTTGGCTACAGCTGCCCTTTGGACATGGCTCTGTGGTGCAGCTCTTGGAA TTTGAACAGCGAGTGTCACCAGATTCGTGAAGTCACTTTGATGCTCTTGGCAGCAGGGGCGTATGTGAGCATGGGCATTTATGCCTTTGCATTACAGGACCAAGTACCAGAGCACCTGCGCTTGATTCTAGAGCACGCTGGCCTCCCTCAAGGTGAACGACTCGAAGAACTGGCCCGTAGAGCCCTTGCTGAGATGCAGAGCACCTCTTTCTGGCTTCCCCTTCTGCTCAAAGCGGGAATGGACCCCATGCTGCTCCTCCAACTCAAAAT GCTTGAAGAAGCCCAGAACGGAGTGCTTAATTTCTTTCTGGAGTTCATTAATTGGAAGACTTTGCCCTCATCAATGCTTCAGATTCTCTCTCACCGTCAAGCAGATGGCACCTGGACATCACAGAAGCATTTCAGTATGGCTTGTACactttaa